The Planctomycetaceae bacterium sequence GAATCCAATGTGGACCTCGCGATTTGAAGACTTTCGTTATCAGCAGCAAGTGTCAGATATGCGTTGGCAACCTGCGATATCAGGGTAATCTGCGAACTGCGGCGAGCCATTTGAGAAGCAAAGAACTCCTGCAAAGCGGCATCCTTCAAGCTACGGATATATCCAAAGAAATCGATTTGCCATGAAGCCATGCCTAATTCAACGTTATATGTTTTTTTCGTCAACGACACTCCCTGACCAGACAAATCAGCAGGCAAATGCGTTTTAGTAAGTCCGGCGTTCGCGTTAATAACCGGGAAAAGTTCTGCACGCTGTATGCCGTACATTCCTTGTGCTCTTTCAACATTTAACGCGGCAAGACGCAAATCACGATTATTCTTCAACGCCATATCGATAACCGTTTGCAATTTCGCATCAGTGAAGAATTGCTGCCATGTAATTTTATCCACTGCCGGAGCGTTAGCGTCTGTTTTAATTTCCTTATAAGCATCACCTTTCGGCCACTCGGTCGGGACAGGCGATTCCGGTCTTGTGTATTTAGGCGCCATCGAACAACCTGTTACACTAACCATTAAAGTTAAACCAATAATCCAATATAACTTTTGCATATTACTGCACCTCCTGTGAAGAAGCCGAATCCAACTCGGCAATCGTTACCGGCTGCTGATGCTTTTTCGCAAATAAGCGATTTACAAGCACAAAGAACAGCGGAATAAATATTAAGTCAATAAAAGTCGCTGAAAGCATACCGCCGCAAACGGCCGTTCCAATCGCGTTTTGAGCGCCGGCACCTGCGCCTGTCGAAATCGCCAAGGGCAAAACGCCAAAGAAAAATGCCAATGACGTCATCATAACAGGTCTGAATCTTGTCTTCACGGCTCCGAGCGTTGCTTCAATCAGCCCTTCACCCTGATCAATACGATGCTGCGCGAACTGAATAATCAAAATCGCGTTCTTCGTGGACAAACCAAGAGTGGTAAGGAATCCAATTTGGAAATAAACGTCGTTCGGCAGTCCGCGAAAATGTGTCGCCAGCATCGCGCCGAATACGCCCAGCGGAAGCATCAGCATATTTACACATGGAATCGTCCAGCTTTCATAAAGCGCCGCGACGCAAAGGAAAATAATCAAAATTGAAAACGCGTACAACGGAACAGTCTGTCCGCCGGCCTGTCTTTCCTGATAAGAAAGACCTGTCCAGTCGTAGCCAACGCCCTGCGGTAAAGCTCTTACAAATTTTTCCATTTCAGCCATCGCTTCGCCCGAACTTCTTCCGGGAGCTGATTCACCTACAATATTAATAGACGGGAAACCATTGAATCGCTCAAGCTTTGGAGAACCGCTGGTCCAGCGACCTGACGCAAACGAAGAAAATGGAACCATTTTTCCGCTGATATTGCGGACGTAAAGTTTTTCAATATCCTTCGGCAGCATACGATAAGGAGCATCTGCCTGCACATATACTCTCTTTACACGGCCGGCCTGAATGAAGTCGTTTACGTACGCGCTTCCGAACGCAGCGGAAATTGTATTGTGAATATCATTAATTGGAACGCCCAAAGCGCCGGCTTTTCCCCAATCGACATCCACGTGATATTCCGGAACATCTTCAAGGCCGTTCGGGCGAACTTTTGTCATCACAGGACTCTGTGCGGCCATACCGAGAAGCTGATTTCTTGCAGCCATTAATTTTTCGTGTCCCAGACCGCCGCGGTCGAGTAATTGAAAATCAAAACCCTTGGACATGCCGAGTTCGGTTACCGCCGGCGGAGCAAAGGCAAATACCATCGCGCTGCGAATCTGTGAAAACGCGCCCATCGCTCTTCCGGCAACCGCATTTACTTTCAAATTTGGATTGTTACGAAGTTTCCAATCCTTAAGTTTTACAAATGATAAACCCGCGTTTTGTCCGTGGCCGGAGAAACTTACGCCTGAAATTGTCATACATGATTCCACGGCGTCTTTTTCCTGCCCCATAAAATAATTTCTGACAGTCTCCATAACCTGCTTTGTCTGCTCCAGTGTCGAGTTGGCCGGAAGCGAAGTCTGCACCATTAAAATTCCCTGGTCTTCATCCGGCAGATAAGCCGTAGGCATTTTTTTGAATATGTATCCGACTCCCGCGACAATCAGCACAAACACCAACAGATAGCGGAATTTTTTATTGAAAGACTGTCCGACAACTCCAACGTACAAATCTCTGATTTTGAAAAAATTACGGTCGAACCATTTGAAAAACGGGCGCATAAAGAATACGCTCGCATCGGCAGGTTCATGTCCTTTCGGAATGGGTTTTAACAGTGACGCGCACAAGACAGGTGTAAGTATCAAAGCAACCACAACCGAAAGCATCATCGACGAAATAATAGTAACAGAAAATTGACGGTAGATAACGCCGGTCGCGCCGCCAAAGAATGCCATCGGGCCAAACACCGCTGAAAGCACTAAACCAATACCTATCAGAGCAGGCGTGATTTGTCCCATCGATTTTGCAGTAGCCTCTCTTGGCGAAAGCCCTTCTTCGCCCATAATTCGCTCGACGTTCTCGACGACAACAATAGCGTCGTCAACCAGAAGACCTATGGCCAAAACCATCGCGAACATCGTGAGCATATTAATTGAAAATCCGAAAAATCCCAATGTCGCGAAAGTACCCAAAAGCACTACCGGCACTGCAATCGTCGGAATCAAAGTTGCACGCATATTCCCCATAAATAAATACATCACAAGGAAAACGAGGAGTATGGCCTCTAAAAGCGTTTTAATAACCTCTTCGATAGCTACGGTAATAAACGGAGTAGTATCATAAGGATACACAACTTTCATACCTGAAGGGAAAAAGTTGCTAAGCTCCGCCATTTTGTTTCTGATATTATTTGCCGTATCAAGCGCGTTAGCACCTGCGGCCTGTCGAATAGCCATCGCAGCAGAGGGTTTGCCGTTGAAAAACGCTTCGACATCATAAGATTCGGCACCAAGCTCCACACGTCCAATGTCTTTAACTCGCAAAATAGAACCGTCT is a genomic window containing:
- a CDS encoding efflux RND transporter permease subunit, which gives rise to MLSKFFLERPVFAWVIAIIIMVLGGLAIYKLPVSQYPPIAPPSISITAGYPGASAETVENSVTQIIEQKMTGLSNMLYLSASSESSGASRIDLTFAPGTDPDLAWAQVQNKLQLAMASLPDVVQTQGVKVSKSTRNYLLIIGLISEDGSMDGHDLRDYAQSNLEKILSRVPGVGEVEIFGSQYSMRIWLNPDKLIDYQMTIQDVVVALKSYNVEVSAGQFGGAPAVEGQRLNASILVQSMLKTPEEFGSIPLRTNPDGSILRVKDIGRVELGAESYDVEAFFNGKPSAAMAIRQAAGANALDTANNIRNKMAELSNFFPSGMKVVYPYDTTPFITVAIEEVIKTLLEAILLVFLVMYLFMGNMRATLIPTIAVPVVLLGTFATLGFFGFSINMLTMFAMVLAIGLLVDDAIVVVENVERIMGEEGLSPREATAKSMGQITPALIGIGLVLSAVFGPMAFFGGATGVIYRQFSVTIISSMMLSVVVALILTPVLCASLLKPIPKGHEPADASVFFMRPFFKWFDRNFFKIRDLYVGVVGQSFNKKFRYLLVFVLIVAGVGYIFKKMPTAYLPDEDQGILMVQTSLPANSTLEQTKQVMETVRNYFMGQEKDAVESCMTISGVSFSGHGQNAGLSFVKLKDWKLRNNPNLKVNAVAGRAMGAFSQIRSAMVFAFAPPAVTELGMSKGFDFQLLDRGGLGHEKLMAARNQLLGMAAQSPVMTKVRPNGLEDVPEYHVDVDWGKAGALGVPINDIHNTISAAFGSAYVNDFIQAGRVKRVYVQADAPYRMLPKDIEKLYVRNISGKMVPFSSFASGRWTSGSPKLERFNGFPSINIVGESAPGRSSGEAMAEMEKFVRALPQGVGYDWTGLSYQERQAGGQTVPLYAFSILIIFLCVAALYESWTIPCVNMLMLPLGVFGAMLATHFRGLPNDVYFQIGFLTTLGLSTKNAILIIQFAQHRIDQGEGLIEATLGAVKTRFRPVMMTSLAFFFGVLPLAISTGAGAGAQNAIGTAVCGGMLSATFIDLIFIPLFFVLVNRLFAKKHQQPVTIAELDSASSQEVQ